A window of the Miscanthus floridulus cultivar M001 chromosome 14, ASM1932011v1, whole genome shotgun sequence genome harbors these coding sequences:
- the LOC136505465 gene encoding protein MODIFIER OF SNC1 1-like, which produces MASSLLTTDRRWGATPARKSGMTVLGKVPKPINLPSQRLENNGLDPNLELVPKGTLTWGSKAPSTTPNAWGSSSILSTKNDGSSSSSSHFNGRPSSGGGSRPSTAGSESLGSPNAWGPNSRPSSASGTFPSPHLPMASNRPRSAETRPGSSQLSRFADNASDNVKASIRTIDRSGSSSHGPGFTLSTGDFPTLGSEANSQRGHSLKGRPTSSSGKEASQGEQVKSLTTGTGEVISPSNNHPVDIMKTEQHAHTGSAPVPATSVSNEGLQPQPYPPNFPMPPPQFDSWRAPPGHPPEGMWHRGPVPGGPYRPVGPPGGFPVEPFGYYGQFPPNSEAAARQGPGHGGYHTKSGDVYHPMAPNSYIMNQPVIPVRPVYQGPVPYDGYYGPRPNFNNANVRDPHFIGGPHQPGILNQFPNQNDRFHPGHPQNRPGKHETVPREQMESDKVHVFRRGQPGSLHDNPDRLGGSREFERNVQPAPPLLPHPDGNQTDMNMRTDTRDTFGETERTRVLTKSVPNQRGPVGTEHLSVYENAHSHHQETVDGTLRKKFKEDSSIALDQQPVIKKNAALIEKIESLNNKARNVDARNLPEPASSKEFKKHPKSTDVSSTGMVCASDQAVSVSRISPVVQRLPNVPIEGKILGPAHSQLTEFSKAEKLGDPINDHVHRRGDSSRNSYHGPSKDRPARSHGRGESSTTNSLPVADLRNNIQHGQQPESALQLQPVTVPDDMPASLDYESQRAKMKELAAERAKRLKAEEEERIKNQKAKALAKLEELNRRSVLQKKPNDTKVETNDAHDKQQAGLDVTAKLATSIAEPRDVIAPNRPTTILPLNDPNHTMVHVQSQSTAQSHASDGEDPVAHAASSSVRNTPSNMEHVVQKSISQSHDISVVKAKQGYRKRHVSEEKISGEKASASITTGNVKKNVDVPVDTVRAVVAPHDDPPVQNKKGTRHLRSKKKVDDAPVTSKHPPVVFNEQNTVKVSTEPKAHTGGVIINSSIVPTEGTVVTVGSITVGGISLAPMNQERVKSPDGTNSTESSRPSPQQARKYGKHQHVLWPVEKPHGNDGVLWAPVKPPVQNEQSDGAMPNAAVADLTQPTGKAIIDGENMTRAKRAEMERYVPKPMSKELQQQNPSHDKEAIDKPGAAKSDVAAESKKTSKGHGGKSNPSWRKRNPNESALVALDSVEQADSSYESKEIQNCTDQNQPVDLGKQDTQLKSNADAAAENSSAPAQTVPLSVGGAKEHSAANRQRRQHVKAQRNEASSYSNESKGREGKNDVVYQSATPIMDSNSSNHRNVPRSDVKSSGVVSHSRTWKPKANSHPQNSSDGKIAVEGPVESHGGGLEINISKGSDTTTHQDTSSKPMKMSDGADEVSHSKQENLTREDGNQKSETEQEQANPALRRQGQPNARYHRGGGAHRGRGGYDAGRPSHGTNAERRRGGSHLEYQPVGSQNKATDFQQSPSMEERTESPPASGQAFRERGHNRGLRPAGRFVRRNNASTPTSNSHQNE; this is translated from the exons ATGGCCTCGAGCCTGCTCACCACGGACAGGAG ATGGGGTGCTACTCCTGCAAGGAAATCTGGTATGACTGTTCTGGGAAAAGTCCCAAAACCAATTAATTTACCAAGTCAGAG gTTGGAAAACAATGGTCTTGATCCCAATCTGGAACTTGTTCCAAA GGGCACCCTCACCTGGGGCAGCAAAGCACCATCTACAACACCAAACGCATGGGGTTCCTCGTCAATTCTGTCTACCAAGAATGATGGAAGTTCCAGTTCATCTAGTCACTTCAATGGCCGGCCCTCCTCTGGTGGAGGCTCAAGGCCATCAACAGCTGGAAGTGAATCACTTGGTTCACCCAATGCTTGGGGTCCAAATTCTCGCCCATCTTCAGCATCAGGCACATTTCCATCACCTCATCTACCAATGGCCTCAAATCGTCCCCGAAGTGCGGAAACAAGACCCGGAAGTTCACAACTTTCTCGATTTGCGGATAATGCTTCAGACAATGTGAAAGCATCGATAAGGACTATTGATAGATCG GGATCTTCATCACATGGGCCTGGGTTCACACTAAGTACTGGTGATTTCCCAACGCTTGGCTCTGAAGCAAACAGTCAACGAG GCCATAGTTTGAAAGGGCGCCCAACTTCTAGTTCGGGTAAAGAGGCGTCGCAAGGTGAACAAGTGAAGAGCCTAACAACTG GAACTGGTGAAGTAATCTCGCCATCCAATAATCACCCTGTTGATATCATGAAGACAGAGCAGCATGCACACACTGGAAGTGCTCCTGTCCCCGCCACAAGTGTATCAAATGAAGGCCTGCAACCACAGCCATATCCACCAAATTTTCCTATGCCGCCTCCGCAGTTTGATTCATGGCGTGCACCTCCTGGTCACCCACCTGAGGGAATGTGGCATAGAGGACCAGTGCCAGGTGGGCCATACAGACCTGTTGGTCCCCCTGGTGGTTTCCCTGTTGAACCATTTGGTTATTATGGTCAGTTCCCACCCAACTCCGAAGCTGCAGCAAGGCAGGGCCCTGGGCATGGTGGATACCACACTAAAAGTGGAGATGTGTATCATCCTATGGCTCCTAATTCCTATATTATGAATCAGCCTGTTATTCCAGTCAGGCCAGTTTATCAGGGTCCAGTACCTTATGATGGATATTATGGCCCTCGACCAAATTTCAATAATGCCAATGTTAGAGATCCTCATTTTATTGGAGGTCCTCACCAACCTGGAATATTAAATCAGTTCCCAAATCAGAATGACAGGTTTCACCCCGGACATCCTCAGAACAGACCAGGCAAACATGAAACGGTTCCAAGGGAGCAGATGGAATCTGATAAAGTACATGTGTTTCGTCGAGGACAGCCTGGGAGTTTGCATGATAATCCAGATCGCCTAGGAGGTTCCCGTGAATTTGAAAGGAATGTGCAGCCAGCACCGCCACTTCTTCCACATCCTGATGGAAACCAGACTGATATGAACATGAGGACAGATACAAGGGACACCTTTGGTGAAACTGAAAGAACCAGGGTACTTACAAAATCGGTGCCTAACCAGAGAGGTCCGGTTGGTACAGAACATTTATCTGTTTATGAAAATGCACATTCCCATCACCAAGAAACTGTTGATGGCACTCTGCGCAAGAAGTTCAAGGAGGATAGCTCAATTGCACTTGATCAACAACCTGTCATTAAGAAGAATGCAGCTTTAATAGAGAAAATTGAGAGTTTGAACAACAAAGCCAGAAATGTTGATGCACGTAATCTCCCAGAACCAGCTTCATCCAAGGAATTCAAGAAGCATCCAAAAAGCACTGATGTTTCATCCACTGGTATGGTTTGTGCATCTGACCAGGCGGTTTCTGTTTCCCGTATTTCTCCTGTGGTGCAGAGACTACCAAATGTGCCCATCGAGGGTAAAATTCTTGGACCGGCACATTCACAGTTAACTGAATTTAGCAAAGCTGAAAAGCTTGGTGATCCAATTAACGATCATGTACATAGGAGAGGTGATTCTTCAAGAAACAGTTACCATGGTCCTTCTAAAGATAGGCCAGCTAGAAGTCATGGACGGGGAGAAAGTTCCACAACTAATTCATTACCAGTAGCTGATCTGAGGAATAATATTCAACATGGTCAACAACCTGAGAGTGCTTTGCAGCTGCAACCTGTGACTGTACCTGATGATATGCCAGCTTCACTTGATTATGAGTCTCAG CGTGCAAAAATGAAGGAGTTGGCTGCAGAACGTGCAAAAAGGTTGAAAGCTGAGGAAGAGGAACGGATaaagaaccaaaaagcaaaagcGCTCGCGAAGTTGGAAGAATTGAACAGGCGATCAGTACTTCAGAAGAAACCAAATGATACAAAAGTAGAAACCAATGATGCACATGATAAGCAACAGGCTGGACTTGATGTGACTGCTAAACTTGCCACTTCAATTGCTGAACCACGTGATGTTATTGCGCCTAATAGGCCTACTACTATTCTGCCTCTTAATGATCCCAATCATACTATGGTTCATGTACAGTCCCAGTCTACTGCACAATCACATGCTTCAGATGGTGAAGACCCTGTTGCTCATGCCGCCTCATCCTCGGTCAGAAACACACCCAGTAACATGGAGCATGTTGTGCAGAAGAGTATCTCACAGTCACATGACATCAGTGTGGTGAAGGCTAAGCAAGGCTACAGGAAAAGACATGTTTCAGAGGAGAAAATTTCTGGCGAGAAGGCAAGTGCTTCAATAACCACTGGGAATGTTAAGAAAAATGTTGATGTTCCCGTCGACACAGTAAGGGCTGTTGTTGCACCACATGATGATCCCCCAGTTCAGAACAAGAAGGGAACCCGGCATTTGAGAAGTAAGAAAAAGGTTGATGATGCTCCAGTTACTTCTAAACATCCACCTGTGGTTTTTAATGAGCAGAATACAGTGAAAGTCTCTACCGAGCCAAAGGCACATACTGGTGGTGTTATcatcaatagctctattgttccTACTGAAGGCACTGTTGTAACTGTTGGAAGTATAACTGTTGGTGGAATTTCACTTGCTCCTATGAATCAGGAGCGTGTTAAATCACCAGATGGAACAAATAGTACAGAAAGTAGCCGACCAAGTCCTCAGCAAGCAAGAAAATATGGAAAGCATCAGCATGTTCTTTGGCCTGTAGAGAAGCCACATGGGAATGATGGTGTCTTGTGGGCACCAGTTAAGCCACCAGTGCAAAATGAGCAGTCTGATGGAGCCATGCCAAATGCAGCAGTAGCTGATCTCACTCAACCAACAGGAAAAGCCATCATTGATGGGGAGAATATGACAAGAGCAAAGAGGGCTGAAATGGAAAGATATGTTCCTAAGCCTATGTCCAAAGAGCTGCAACAACAAAATCCAAGTCATGATAAGGAAGCAATAGATAAGCCCGGTGCTGCTAAATCAGATGTTGCAGCCGAATCCAAGAAAACTAGCAAAGGACATGGGGGCAAATCTAATCCTTCTTGGCGCAAGAGGAATCCAAATGAATCAGCTTTGGTGGCACTAGATTCTGTTGAGCAAGCAGACAGCTCTTATGAATCAAAGGAGATTCAGAACTGCACCGATCAGAATCAGCCTGTTGATCTTGGCAAGCAAGATACACAGTTAAAATCCAATGCAGATGCTGCTGCTGAGAATAGCTCAGCTCCAGCTCAAACAGTTCCACTATCTGTTGGTGGTGCAAAAGAACATAGTGCAGCTAACAGGCAAAGGCGACAGCATGTTAAGGCTCAAAGAAATGAAGCAAGTAGCTACTCAAATGAGAGCAAAGGTAGAGAGGGCAAGAATGACGTTGTCTATCAATCAGCAACACCAATCATGGATTCAAACTCATCCAATCACAGGAACGTGCCAAGATCTGATGTGAAAAGCAGCGGGGTAGTTTCACATTCTAGAACCTGGAAGCCAAAAGCCAATTCCCATCCTCAGAACAGCTCAGACGGCAAGATTGCTGTTGAAGGGCCAGTGGAGTCCCATGGAGGTGGGCTTGAGATCAACATTTCCAAAGGATCTGATACAACTACCCATCAAGACACCAGCAGTAAACCGATGAAAATGAGTGATGGCGCTGATGAGGTCTCACACAGCAAACAGGAGAACCTGACACGGGAAGATGGTAACCAGAAGAGTGAGACTGAACAGGAGCAGGCTAATCCTGCACTGCGTCGCCAAGGCCAGCCCAATGCAAGGTACCACAGGGGAGGTGGGGCACACAGGGGAAGGGGGGGTTATGATGCTGGGAGGCCTAGCCATGGCACGAATGCGGAGAGGCGGAGGGGTGGCAGCCATCTTGAATACCAGCCAGTCGGATCCCAAAATAAAGCTACAGACTTCCAGCAGAGCCCGAGCATGGAAGAACGAACCGAGAGCCCCCCTGCTTCTGGACAAGCGTTCAGGGAGCGTGGCCACAACAGGGGGCTACGCCCAGCAGGCCGCTTTGTCCGGCGAAACAATGCCTCTACGCCTACCAGTAATTCTCACCAAAATGAATAA